In Papaver somniferum cultivar HN1 chromosome 1, ASM357369v1, whole genome shotgun sequence, a genomic segment contains:
- the LOC113361021 gene encoding uncharacterized protein LOC113361021, with product MYNYFLPNCVYFDEDFQRQFCMPRHLVKKIIEDLCLVEPQFDYQFDAQNIRGHSPEQDFTLALRILGYGRPADGNDEYLRMGKITLFTYLSLFYEETRRDKEWTNYADGDLRTEIQPQRGLPARNYGQKTNYIQNQNLYD from the exons ATGTACAATTACtttcttcccaattgtgtgtaCTTTGATGAAGATTTCCAACGTCAGTTCTGCATGCCTCGACATCTGGtgaaaaagattattgaagaTCTTTGTCTAGTAGAACCTCAATTtgattatcagtttgatgcacaaaatattagaggtcatagtcctgaacaaGATTTTACTTTggctttaaggattctaggttatggaaGACCAGCGGATGGGAACGATGAGTACCTACGTATGGGAAAAATAACTTTGTTtacttacctttcattgttttaCGAG gaaacccgtcGCGATAAGGAGTGGACTAACTATGCAGATGGAGATCTGAGGACTGAGATCCAACCTCAAAGAGGATTGCCTGCAAGAAATTATGGGCAAAAgactaattacattcagaacCAGAATCTGTATGATTAA